From a single Clostridium isatidis genomic region:
- a CDS encoding PD40 domain-containing protein — MKNSFKRIFFLGIILFFISNFILALPIMNKNVNTAVVVKKDGLWAVNVNNPKEKVLLKEGENYKFPLISMKGYVAFKNENNDLFVVKINFKNNEESFKVSDKVASYAWDDEGNLLFSKYTGGLYLFDVNNKSVNDIKAEKEYYLQLALGKDNTIYGLKNEGMTDENSYPMPLGIVELDLNTKKENMIVPYKPASLENDGLGLNPAIAAISKDGTKLIIWLRPNSASITADGVPIGIYDSVTKEFKEIKNENIIVLTYNDMIDVSPKENNLIALINGSSRFMNLNKTLGVLNVENNNFIKITKENEAAMTPSFSEDGNKIIYSSSPSMEEMQEWEASNNQNIYEVNLENNEIIKLTNSKDGFDFWPKYLSDKEFTFIRKDRNNKFSLMKGNKEGKEEIIIDEIISPKDAALEADFWYYGHYNMNKIFDFMAIKGDN; from the coding sequence ATGAAAAATTCGTTTAAAAGAATTTTTTTTCTAGGAATTATATTATTTTTTATTAGTAACTTTATATTGGCCCTTCCAATAATGAATAAGAATGTAAATACTGCAGTAGTAGTTAAAAAAGATGGACTTTGGGCAGTTAATGTAAATAATCCCAAGGAAAAAGTTTTGCTTAAGGAAGGCGAAAATTATAAATTTCCTTTAATATCAATGAAGGGCTATGTGGCTTTTAAAAATGAAAATAATGATTTATTTGTTGTAAAAATAAATTTCAAAAATAATGAAGAAAGTTTTAAAGTAAGTGATAAAGTAGCTTCTTATGCATGGGATGATGAAGGAAATTTACTTTTTTCTAAATATACAGGAGGCTTATATCTTTTTGATGTTAATAATAAATCAGTTAATGATATTAAAGCAGAAAAGGAATATTATTTACAATTAGCTTTAGGAAAAGATAATACTATTTATGGACTAAAAAATGAAGGAATGACTGATGAAAACAGTTATCCAATGCCATTAGGGATTGTGGAATTAGATTTAAATACAAAAAAGGAAAATATGATTGTGCCTTATAAGCCTGCAAGTTTAGAGAATGATGGATTAGGATTAAATCCCGCTATTGCAGCAATTTCAAAAGATGGTACAAAGTTAATAATATGGCTAAGACCTAATTCAGCCTCAATTACGGCAGATGGAGTTCCTATAGGAATTTATGATTCTGTAACTAAAGAATTTAAAGAGATAAAAAATGAGAATATAATTGTTCTTACCTATAATGATATGATTGATGTATCACCTAAGGAGAATAATCTTATTGCTTTAATAAATGGATCCTCTAGATTTATGAACTTAAATAAAACTTTAGGAGTCTTAAATGTTGAGAATAACAATTTTATAAAAATTACTAAAGAAAATGAAGCAGCAATGACACCTAGTTTTTCTGAGGATGGAAATAAAATAATTTATTCTTCCTCACCATCCATGGAAGAGATGCAAGAGTGGGAAGCATCTAATAATCAAAATATATATGAGGTTAATTTAGAAAATAATGAAATAATAAAACTTACAAATTCTAAAGATGGATTTGACTTTTGGCCTAAATACCTAAGTGATAAGGAATTTACTTTTATAAGAAAAGACAGAAATAATAAGTTTTCACTCATGAAGGGAAATAAAGAAGGCAAAGAAGAAATAATCATTGATGAAATAATTAGCCCAAAAGATGCAGCTTTAGAAGCAGATTTTTGGTATTATGGACATTATAATATGAATAAAATTTTTGACTTTATGGCTATTAAAGGAGATAATTAA
- a CDS encoding DUF503 domain-containing protein yields the protein MRILIMRVTLRASWVHSLKEKRMVIKSIMQKLKNKFNISVSEVAEQDIHQILVIGIAAVCGSSAQISSIMENIISFIEENCDAEIINIEDDEELF from the coding sequence ATGAGAATATTAATAATGCGCGTTACCCTAAGAGCATCCTGGGTTCACTCCTTAAAGGAAAAGAGAATGGTTATTAAAAGTATAATGCAAAAATTAAAAAATAAATTTAATATTTCAGTAAGTGAAGTTGCTGAGCAGGATATTCATCAAATCTTGGTTATTGGGATTGCAGCAGTTTGTGGATCATCTGCTCAAATATCTTCAATAATGGAAAATATTATTAGTTTTATAGAGGAAAATTGTGATGCAGAAATAATAAATATAGAAGATGATGAAGAGTTATTTTAA
- a CDS encoding glycine betaine ABC transporter substrate-binding protein → MREFLINLAARKEEIFSLLLKHVNLTIVAVLIAVIIGVPLGIFITNHKKLAKAVIGFANLVQAIPSLALLGFLIPLTGIGSTPAIIMVVLYSMLPIIKNTYTGITNINPDIIEAATGIGMTKGQALKKVKIPLSMPVIMAGIRISAVTAVGLMTIAAFVGAGGLGYLVFSGIQTVDNNLILFGAIPAAILALLMDWITGKIELAVAPKGIKRADGTMKVKSNSKNSKKKLIISGIGAAVLVIALLTANLPFNKGGKRIVIGSKNFTEQLILGNVLDILIEDKTDINVETKLNLGGTQIAFEALKAGGIDLYVEYTGTAYVNLLNINDGETNPDKVYNFVEERFKKELGLQFLEPLGFNNTYAIATTKEISEKYKLKKVSDLNGISQDLLMSPTIEFANREDGLLGLQKVYDLNFKKISPVDGALRYTALINKESDLIDAFTTDGLIDKFDLTILEDDKQFFPPYYAAPLIRIDTLEKYPELKEVLNLLAGRITDEKMRALNFEVDVNGKDPKLVANEFLVREGLID, encoded by the coding sequence GTGAGGGAGTTTTTAATAAATCTTGCAGCAAGAAAAGAAGAAATATTTTCATTGTTGCTGAAGCATGTAAATTTAACAATAGTAGCAGTATTAATAGCAGTTATTATTGGGGTTCCCCTAGGAATATTTATTACAAATCATAAAAAGCTTGCTAAAGCAGTAATTGGATTTGCAAATTTAGTACAAGCTATACCTAGTTTGGCTTTATTAGGTTTTTTAATACCATTAACAGGCATTGGATCAACGCCAGCTATTATAATGGTTGTGCTATATTCAATGCTTCCAATTATAAAAAATACCTATACAGGAATTACTAATATTAATCCAGATATTATAGAGGCGGCAACGGGTATAGGAATGACAAAGGGACAAGCTCTAAAAAAAGTAAAGATTCCTCTATCTATGCCGGTAATTATGGCAGGAATAAGAATTTCAGCAGTAACAGCTGTAGGTCTTATGACCATTGCTGCTTTTGTTGGAGCAGGCGGCTTGGGATATCTTGTGTTTTCAGGGATTCAAACTGTTGATAATAACTTAATATTATTTGGGGCTATTCCAGCAGCTATATTAGCCTTGCTTATGGACTGGATTACTGGAAAGATAGAACTTGCAGTTGCGCCAAAGGGTATAAAAAGAGCTGATGGAACAATGAAGGTTAAGAGCAATTCAAAAAATAGCAAGAAGAAATTAATTATATCAGGAATAGGAGCAGCAGTTTTAGTTATTGCTTTATTAACGGCTAATCTTCCTTTTAATAAAGGAGGCAAAAGAATTGTAATAGGATCTAAAAATTTTACAGAACAGCTTATTTTAGGTAATGTTTTAGATATTTTAATTGAAGATAAAACTGATATTAATGTAGAGACAAAATTAAATCTTGGTGGAACTCAAATAGCCTTTGAAGCTTTAAAGGCTGGAGGAATAGATTTATATGTTGAATATACTGGAACGGCTTATGTTAATTTATTAAACATTAATGATGGTGAGACAAATCCAGATAAGGTTTATAATTTTGTTGAAGAAAGATTTAAGAAGGAATTAGGATTACAATTTTTAGAACCATTAGGTTTTAATAATACTTATGCTATAGCTACAACTAAGGAAATTTCAGAAAAATACAAGCTTAAGAAAGTTTCAGATTTAAATGGAATTTCACAGGATTTATTAATGTCACCTACCATTGAATTTGCAAACAGGGAAGATGGTCTTCTTGGCTTGCAAAAAGTTTATGATTTAAACTTTAAGAAGATCAGTCCTGTAGATGGAGCTTTAAGATATACAGCTCTTATTAATAAGGAGTCTGACTTAATAGATGCTTTTACAACAGATGGTTTAATTGATAAATTTGACTTGACTATATTAGAAGATGACAAGCAATTCTTCCCGCCTTATTATGCTGCGCCTCTTATAAGGATTGATACTTTAGAAAAATATCCTGAGTTAAAAGAGGTATTAAATTTATTAGCTGGAAGGATTACAGATGAAAAAATGAGGGCTTTAAACTTTGAAGTTGATGTAAATGGAAAAGATCCAAAGCTTGTTGCTAATGAATTTTTAGTAAGGGAAGGACTTATTGACTAA
- a CDS encoding ABC transporter ATP-binding protein codes for MIEFRNVKKKYKKNTVIDNFNLTIEKGKLVVLIGASGSGKTTLLKMINRLIPISDGQILINGKDIYKMDPIELRRSIGYVIQQTGLFPHMTVKENIEVIPRLIGMSIDEIERKTIELLNMVGLDPEIYSDRYPAELSGGQQQRVGVARAFAAGAEIILMDEPFSALDPITRAELQEELFNIQKEFNKTIVFVTHDMDEAINIADKICILQKGKIIQYDTPENILKNPAGDYVQEFIGKNKIWSKPEFIRAEDVMISKPISVSGSRNLLQAREIMRDKQVDSLLIVDKEKKLEGYITLEDIQNLKDKSLLIKDVMRKNPEFVTENISLPDLLEIFNKLKRGYLPVCDKNRKLLGLITRSSLISVLSSQYIEQGGDN; via the coding sequence ATGATAGAATTTAGAAATGTTAAAAAGAAATATAAGAAAAATACAGTAATAGACAACTTTAACCTTACAATTGAGAAGGGAAAATTAGTAGTACTAATTGGAGCAAGTGGATCAGGAAAGACTACCTTGCTTAAGATGATTAATAGATTAATTCCAATTTCAGATGGTCAAATTTTAATTAATGGTAAAGATATTTATAAAATGGATCCAATTGAATTAAGAAGAAGCATAGGTTATGTTATTCAGCAAACTGGATTGTTTCCACATATGACAGTAAAAGAAAACATAGAAGTAATTCCAAGGCTTATTGGTATGTCTATTGATGAAATAGAGAGAAAAACAATTGAATTATTAAATATGGTTGGATTAGATCCAGAAATATATAGTGACAGATATCCAGCAGAGTTAAGTGGAGGACAGCAGCAAAGAGTAGGAGTTGCTAGAGCATTTGCTGCTGGAGCAGAAATAATTTTAATGGACGAGCCTTTTAGTGCTTTAGACCCTATAACTAGGGCAGAGCTTCAAGAAGAGTTATTTAATATTCAAAAGGAATTTAATAAAACCATAGTATTTGTAACTCATGATATGGATGAAGCCATAAATATTGCAGACAAAATATGTATTTTACAAAAAGGAAAGATAATTCAATATGATACTCCAGAAAATATTCTAAAAAATCCTGCCGGAGATTATGTTCAAGAATTTATAGGTAAAAATAAGATTTGGAGTAAACCAGAATTTATTAGGGCGGAAGATGTTATGATATCAAAGCCAATCTCAGTATCAGGAAGCAGAAATTTACTTCAAGCTAGAGAAATTATGAGGGATAAGCAGGTTGATAGTTTATTAATTGTAGATAAAGAAAAGAAACTGGAAGGATATATTACTTTAGAAGATATACAAAATTTAAAGGATAAATCTCTATTGATTAAGGATGTAATGAGAAAAAATCCTGAATTTGTTACTGAAAATATAAGCTTACCTGATTTATTAGAAATTTTTAATAAGCTAAAAAGAGGTTATTTACCAGTTTGTGATAAAAATAGGAAACTTTTAGGATTAATAACAAGAAGCAGTTTAATCTCAGTACTTAGCAGTCAATATATAGAACAAGGAGGGGATAACTAG
- a CDS encoding TrkA C-terminal domain-containing protein, translated as MMTTAIPTYKKIALDIANKIKNGAIQEGTILHGRSILASKYNVSPETIRRAIMLLEDIEAVKAIKGKGVLVVSKEQAVSFLKRNQSISSMKDYKTKIQNLLEKRKEIEDELLKSINGIIDYSSRFDEVNAIVPIEFTIPEDCIYIGKTSAEIKLWQNTGATLIAIKRDDKLIISPGPYITIEGGDVFIVVGNDEIKTSVPDFLFAKK; from the coding sequence ATGATGACTACAGCAATTCCTACATATAAAAAAATTGCCTTAGATATTGCAAATAAAATTAAAAATGGAGCTATTCAAGAAGGTACAATTTTACATGGCCGCTCTATTTTAGCCAGTAAATATAATGTATCTCCTGAAACCATAAGAAGGGCCATTATGCTTTTAGAAGATATAGAAGCAGTTAAAGCTATTAAAGGTAAGGGGGTATTGGTTGTTTCTAAAGAACAGGCAGTCTCCTTTTTAAAAAGAAATCAATCAATTTCAAGTATGAAAGATTATAAAACAAAAATTCAAAATCTTTTAGAAAAAAGAAAAGAAATAGAAGATGAATTATTAAAATCTATTAATGGAATTATAGATTACTCAAGTAGATTTGACGAAGTAAATGCAATTGTACCAATAGAATTTACAATTCCAGAAGATTGTATTTATATAGGAAAAACCTCAGCAGAAATTAAGTTATGGCAAAATACTGGAGCAACTTTAATTGCAATTAAAAGAGATGATAAATTAATTATATCTCCAGGTCCTTACATAACAATAGAAGGTGGGGATGTATTTATTGTAGTTGGAAATGATGAAATAAAAACTTCTGTTCCAGACTTTTTATTTGCAAAAAAATAA
- a CDS encoding heavy-metal-associated domain-containing protein translates to MERFHCQVNGIANENIKTQIKNSLEKVEGVNKVCVDKARGSVEVIYNEPANQEDIKKSIEKTGHKIE, encoded by the coding sequence ATGGAAAGATTTCATTGTCAGGTTAATGGAATTGCAAATGAAAATATAAAAACACAAATTAAAAACTCTCTTGAAAAAGTAGAGGGAGTAAATAAAGTTTGTGTTGATAAGGCAAGAGGTTCTGTAGAAGTGATTTATAATGAACCTGCAAACCAAGAAGATATAAAAAAATCTATAGAAAAGACAGGTCATAAAATAGAATAA
- a CDS encoding PHP domain-containing protein, whose amino-acid sequence MSYIDLHMHSYISDDGEFSPKELVDLCLEKKQKYFAIADHNSIKAIEEAMDYCLDKEIKIIPAIELDCTIGEVNLHVLGYGIDYKTSAFDKIEEDIIMQEQEASKKRMKLVRELGIDFSDEIIEKLSRNGVVNGEMIAEAAMLYDKDKKNPLLQPYYKNGSRSDNPYVNFYWDFCAKGKAAYAEVKYISLKEAIEVIEKSGGVPVLAHPGNNVKEDETLLEEIISQGIKGMEVYSSYHSKEQVEFYKNFAKKHNLFLTCGSDFHGKTKPSISIGGIDCEDNEENILSSLRKFIEID is encoded by the coding sequence ATGAGTTATATTGATTTACACATGCATTCATATATTAGTGATGATGGAGAATTTAGCCCAAAAGAATTAGTTGATTTATGTTTAGAAAAAAAGCAAAAATACTTTGCTATTGCTGATCATAATTCTATTAAAGCTATTGAGGAAGCTATGGATTATTGTCTTGATAAAGAAATTAAAATAATACCGGCAATTGAATTAGATTGTACTATTGGTGAAGTAAATTTACATGTTTTAGGCTATGGCATAGATTATAAAACATCAGCTTTTGATAAAATAGAAGAAGATATAATAATGCAGGAACAAGAAGCTTCTAAAAAACGTATGAAATTAGTTCGTGAGTTAGGCATAGATTTTTCAGATGAAATAATAGAAAAATTATCAAGAAATGGTGTAGTAAATGGAGAAATGATTGCTGAGGCCGCAATGTTATATGATAAGGATAAGAAAAATCCTTTATTACAGCCTTATTACAAAAATGGTTCTAGAAGCGATAATCCTTATGTTAATTTTTATTGGGATTTTTGTGCAAAAGGTAAAGCTGCTTATGCAGAAGTTAAATACATTAGTTTAAAAGAAGCAATCGAAGTTATTGAGAAAAGCGGAGGCGTTCCAGTTTTAGCTCATCCAGGAAATAATGTAAAAGAAGATGAAACATTATTAGAAGAAATTATTTCTCAAGGAATAAAGGGCATGGAAGTGTATAGCAGCTATCATAGCAAGGAACAAGTAGAGTTTTATAAAAATTTTGCTAAAAAACATAATTTATTTTTAACCTGTGGAAGTGATTTTCATGGAAAGACTAAACCAAGTATATCTATAGGTGGAATAGATTGTGAAGATAATGAGGAAAATATTCTATCTAGTTTAAGAAAGTTCATAGAAATAGATTAA
- a CDS encoding ROK family protein, with protein sequence MGKNINLIKAGNLNILRRVLKEKRVATKPQLSELTGLSVVTINSLVNYLLENREIIEGEMLPSGGGRPAVSYKFNSEYKLALIIYMNEYNGENTAYIAVVNLYGEIIEKYEKVIREIDIYSFDNIIEDMTIKYPNIGIISFGMPVVEVNGRLLISDYKELENTFFTSYIKEKFNIPVLIENDINLAIAGYCFSNNISTKKTAIGIYFPNNYPPGAGIYINGKIHKGRNGLAGEIKYLPHNKIYWESFDYNLNKIREIIAKTILSFNCMYNPDLIVVYNDKIDETIIEEVTNNCNSEIERVMIPEIIISKEINKDFEIGIKHITLKELESYKE encoded by the coding sequence ATGGGCAAGAATATTAACCTAATAAAAGCAGGTAATTTAAATATATTAAGAAGGGTTCTTAAGGAAAAAAGAGTAGCAACCAAACCTCAACTATCAGAATTAACAGGATTAAGTGTAGTTACAATTAACTCCCTAGTAAATTATCTTCTTGAAAATAGAGAAATAATAGAAGGAGAAATGCTTCCTTCTGGAGGAGGAAGACCAGCGGTATCTTATAAATTTAATAGCGAATATAAATTAGCTTTGATAATTTATATGAATGAATATAATGGAGAAAATACTGCTTATATAGCTGTTGTTAATTTGTATGGGGAAATAATCGAAAAGTATGAAAAAGTAATAAGAGAAATAGATATTTACAGCTTTGATAATATAATAGAAGACATGACAATAAAGTATCCTAATATAGGAATAATCAGTTTTGGCATGCCTGTAGTAGAAGTAAATGGAAGGCTGTTAATTAGTGATTATAAAGAATTAGAAAATACTTTCTTCACTTCTTATATAAAAGAAAAATTTAATATTCCAGTATTAATAGAAAATGATATTAATTTAGCAATAGCCGGCTACTGTTTTTCTAATAATATTTCTACAAAAAAAACTGCCATAGGAATATATTTTCCTAATAATTATCCACCTGGTGCCGGCATATATATTAATGGGAAAATTCATAAAGGTAGAAATGGGCTTGCAGGAGAAATAAAATACCTTCCTCATAACAAAATTTATTGGGAAAGTTTTGACTATAATCTCAATAAAATAAGAGAAATAATTGCGAAAACTATATTGTCTTTTAATTGTATGTATAATCCAGATCTTATTGTAGTTTATAACGATAAGATAGATGAAACTATAATTGAGGAAGTTACAAATAATTGCAATTCAGAAATAGAAAGAGTAATGATACCTGAAATAATTATTTCTAAGGAAATTAATAAGGATTTTGAAATTGGCATTAAGCATATTACATTAAAGGAATTAGAAAGTTATAAAGAATAA
- a CDS encoding CPBP family intramembrane glutamic endopeptidase gives MLLVLVIQVVVSGIAGMVIGFIYAATSLSSGSEVDILGIENYIGSSMSIIFILNNIITAVTILIIYRVRKKNIKEELQFIKSNNLNMIIAIILGLSIWLFDSGVLSIIQEAGLLAEHFATMEETLSPITQGNMFIVIISVGIIGPFVEELIFRGLIYKTLIKKFSVLWTIIIQAILFGLFHFNLIQSAYATLMGILLGYAVYKTKSIWPAVLMHIVNNLASSIIPELVPEAIITRGVHIAFIILGTIGVFASIYLIKSKNISVEEKLKIEI, from the coding sequence TTGCTATTAGTTTTAGTAATTCAAGTAGTAGTATCTGGTATTGCTGGAATGGTTATTGGTTTTATATATGCAGCAACAAGCTTATCAAGTGGAAGTGAAGTAGATATTCTTGGAATTGAAAATTATATTGGAAGTTCTATGAGTATTATTTTTATATTAAATAACATTATAACCGCAGTTACAATTTTAATAATTTATAGGGTAAGAAAGAAAAATATTAAAGAAGAATTGCAATTTATAAAATCAAATAATTTAAATATGATTATTGCAATTATATTAGGACTAAGTATTTGGTTATTTGATTCGGGTGTTTTAAGTATAATTCAAGAAGCAGGATTATTAGCAGAGCATTTTGCTACAATGGAAGAAACTCTTTCCCCAATAACTCAAGGTAATATGTTCATTGTAATAATATCAGTAGGAATAATAGGTCCTTTTGTAGAAGAATTAATATTTAGAGGGTTAATTTATAAAACATTAATCAAAAAATTTTCAGTACTTTGGACAATTATTATACAAGCAATATTATTTGGACTTTTCCATTTTAATTTAATTCAAAGTGCTTATGCTACCTTAATGGGAATATTACTTGGATATGCAGTTTATAAGACAAAATCTATATGGCCGGCTGTTTTAATGCATATTGTAAATAATTTAGCATCGAGTATTATACCAGAATTAGTTCCTGAAGCAATTATCACAAGGGGAGTTCATATTGCTTTTATAATATTAGGAACAATTGGTGTATTTGCATCAATTTATCTAATAAAAAGTAAAAATATTTCCGTAGAAGAAAAGCTTAAAATAGAAATTTAG
- the speE gene encoding polyamine aminopropyltransferase: MLDLWYSEKLSEGAKFSMLVDEHIYSEETPFQKIDFFNTKTFGKFFTLDGLIMLTEKDEFIYHEMITAVPMAVNPNIKKVLIIGGGDGGTAREILRYNTIEKVDMVEIDERVVRLCQKYLPSTACKLDNDDRLKLYFEDGLAFVRDAKEGSYDLILVDSTDPIGPGEGLFTHEFYKNCYRVLSEDGILINQHESPYYDEYRREMKRSHSKIKNNFPIAKVYQFHMPTYASGHWLFGFASKKYDPVADLKADEWNCFGIKTKYYNTDLHIGAFALPNYVKEELESV, from the coding sequence ATGTTAGATTTATGGTATTCAGAAAAACTTTCAGAAGGTGCAAAGTTTTCAATGTTAGTAGATGAACATATTTATAGTGAGGAAACACCATTTCAAAAAATTGACTTTTTCAATACAAAAACCTTTGGCAAATTCTTTACATTAGATGGCTTAATAATGCTTACAGAAAAGGATGAATTTATTTATCATGAAATGATTACTGCTGTACCTATGGCAGTAAACCCTAATATTAAGAAGGTATTAATTATTGGTGGCGGTGATGGTGGTACTGCTAGAGAAATATTAAGATACAATACAATTGAAAAAGTAGATATGGTTGAAATAGATGAAAGAGTTGTTAGGCTATGCCAAAAATATCTGCCAAGTACAGCTTGTAAGTTAGATAATGATGATAGATTAAAATTATACTTTGAAGATGGTCTTGCTTTTGTTAGAGATGCAAAAGAAGGAAGTTATGATTTAATCTTAGTAGATTCTACAGACCCAATTGGACCAGGAGAGGGATTATTCACTCATGAATTCTATAAAAACTGTTATAGAGTTCTTTCTGAAGATGGAATTTTAATAAATCAACATGAAAGTCCATACTATGATGAATATCGCCGCGAAATGAAGAGATCTCATAGCAAGATTAAAAATAATTTCCCAATTGCTAAGGTATATCAATTTCATATGCCAACTTATGCTTCAGGACATTGGTTGTTTGGATTTGCTTCTAAAAAATACGATCCTGTAGCTGATCTTAAAGCAGATGAGTGGAATTGTTTCGGAATTAAGACTAAATACTATAATACAGATCTTCATATAGGCGCCTTTGCTTTGCCTAACTATGTAAAAGAAGAATTAGAAAGTGTATAA
- the speD gene encoding adenosylmethionine decarboxylase, whose amino-acid sequence MYDICYTKTPQEREAYIQYIDEQYNAEKLTEILTNVTNIIGANILNIAKQDYDPQGASVTILVCEYPMEETSEITKASNTSNEPGPLPETILAHLDKSHITVHTYPEYHPDDGICTFRADIDVSTCGEISPLKALNYLVHSFDSDIMTVDYRVRGFTRDIKGKKIFIDHKINSIQNYIPKSISQKYDMIDVNIYQENIFHTKFKLKEFDLDNYLFGYTKNELTINEINHITKKLKKEMDEIFYGSNTPL is encoded by the coding sequence ATGTATGATATATGTTATACAAAAACACCACAAGAAAGAGAAGCATATATACAATACATAGATGAACAGTATAATGCAGAAAAATTAACAGAAATTCTTACGAATGTTACTAATATTATAGGAGCTAATATCCTTAATATTGCAAAGCAGGATTATGACCCACAAGGGGCAAGTGTTACAATTTTGGTGTGTGAGTATCCCATGGAAGAAACTAGTGAAATTACAAAGGCTAGTAATACTAGCAATGAACCAGGACCGCTACCAGAAACTATATTGGCTCATTTGGATAAAAGTCATATTACTGTTCATACTTATCCAGAATATCATCCAGATGATGGAATTTGCACTTTTAGAGCAGATATAGATGTATCAACCTGCGGAGAGATATCGCCTCTTAAGGCCCTTAATTATTTAGTGCATTCCTTTGATTCTGATATTATGACGGTTGATTACAGAGTTAGAGGATTTACAAGAGACATAAAAGGGAAAAAAATATTTATAGATCATAAGATTAATTCTATACAGAATTATATTCCTAAAAGCATAAGTCAAAAGTATGATATGATAGATGTTAATATATATCAAGAGAATATTTTCCATACCAAATTTAAATTAAAAGAGTTTGATTTAGATAATTATTTATTTGGATACACTAAAAATGAATTAACTATAAATGAGATAAATCATATAACTAAAAAGCTTAAGAAGGAAATGGACGAAATATTTTATGGATCTAATACCCCCCTATAA
- a CDS encoding MOSC domain-containing protein, which translates to MGRVVAVNISDIKGVPKRSIPEGNFVEDFGLEGDAHAGKWHRQVSLLGLESINKMKSLKGDKFYNGKFAENLTTEGIILYELPIGTKLKIGETIQEVTQIGKECHTGCNIRKLVGDCVMPREGIFTRVIKGGRIKAGDKIEVISE; encoded by the coding sequence ATGGGAAGGGTAGTAGCAGTAAATATTAGCGATATTAAAGGAGTTCCTAAAAGATCAATTCCTGAAGGAAACTTTGTTGAAGACTTTGGTCTAGAAGGAGATGCTCATGCAGGAAAATGGCATAGACAAGTGAGTCTCTTAGGACTTGAAAGTATTAATAAGATGAAATCTTTAAAGGGAGATAAATTTTATAATGGAAAATTTGCAGAAAATCTCACTACAGAAGGAATTATTCTTTATGAGCTGCCTATTGGAACAAAGCTTAAGATTGGTGAAACTATTCAAGAAGTTACTCAAATAGGTAAAGAATGTCATACAGGATGCAATATTCGTAAATTAGTTGGAGATTGTGTTATGCCAAGGGAAGGCATATTTACAAGAGTTATAAAGGGTGGAAGAATTAAAGCAGGAGATAAAATAGAAGTAATTTCTGAATAA
- the moaC gene encoding cyclic pyranopterin monophosphate synthase MoaC, protein MKFTHFNESGKARMVDVGGKDETKRVAIARGTIYMSKETLIKVKEGHMKKGDVLAVAQVAGIMGAKKTSELIPMCHNIFIDGVDLSFKFDEEKSAIHIEAEAKTTGKTGVEMEALTAVSTAALTIYDMCKSIDKKMIIDNIRLVKKTGGKSGEYLRNGDIL, encoded by the coding sequence ATGAAGTTTACGCATTTTAATGAAAGTGGCAAAGCAAGAATGGTAGATGTTGGAGGAAAAGATGAAACTAAAAGAGTTGCTATTGCAAGAGGAACAATATATATGAGTAAGGAAACTTTAATTAAGGTTAAAGAAGGACATATGAAAAAGGGAGATGTTTTAGCTGTTGCTCAAGTTGCTGGAATAATGGGAGCAAAGAAGACAAGTGAACTTATTCCTATGTGTCATAATATTTTTATAGATGGAGTAGACTTAAGCTTTAAGTTTGATGAAGAAAAATCTGCTATTCATATTGAGGCTGAAGCTAAGACTACAGGAAAAACAGGAGTGGAAATGGAAGCTTTAACAGCTGTTTCTACAGCTGCCCTTACAATTTATGATATGTGCAAATCTATTGATAAAAAAATGATTATTGATAACATAAGATTAGTAAAGAAAACAGGTGGAAAATCAGGAGAATATTTAAGAAATGGAGATATACTTTAA